The sequence aattgtCCTGTCCCCTTTGTTGTggggtgaggaaaaaaattgattcactgaagcattttatttatttatttaatcatatgaaactagacaacctaaggAATCAGTTGGTACCAAAATAAATAGGTTTCTAATGTTCGGCTAAATGTTGTTGATTGAAAACCCggcatgtctgtttccagcagggtcccttgacctctgacctccagctgtgtgaatgaaaatgggttctctcccctttgcagacacgcccaccttctgctaatcccatgcagtttgggccccaaagcctgcagtccacatgtgttcttgtggcctgttgtaaaatggtgtgtgtgtgcagactggggcctaaacagtcttggagctgcatcagttggctttgactggaaagctgagactcttgtggattcaatgagccacatttgattcctgtgtgatgatgttggcccccatagcagccatttcactgcaggcagagacttttgtcaaactggacgtcgctgtagaaaatgacctctagtgacctctaggagaatcacagcctcatcaaactttacagacacaaactagaggagggtTCAGAAAAcgaaaatcacaataaattgtaatatcgGATCGCAATTCTTGTTGAATAGCAACACATAGTGAATCGCCACCCAGGTAGTGTGACAGTATTGAGTCAGGAGATCATCTCGTCCCAGCCCTGCTGTTTTGCTCAGGGGAACTTGTTGGTACTTCTTGTGGCTGTTAAATATTTCCAACTTGCTAACATAACCTGTGTTGTGGTACAAAGATGCACCAATTAACAAGCAATAATAATCTAACCCTGATAATTGAAATGCAGTGGAAACCACTTGGTGATTATGTACATTCAGGCCAAATTAATCACTATAAGGGGATGattgttattactattgttatgaacttttttttttctttttttctttttgtttcagtgatgcctcagcagctgctggtgtgtaaagaagaggttccccctgagcagcaggagtgcagctccagtctggaccaggaggagccagagcccccacacattaaagaggaacaggaggagctgtggaccaatcaggaggcagagcagcttcaagatCTCACCAAGTTCCCcttcactgctgtcactgtgaagagtgaagatgatgaagaggaagctcagtgctcacagcttcatcagagccaaactgaggagaacagagaggcagagcctccagccagcagctccactgaacagatgaaaacagaagctGATGGAGAGGAACCAGCCAGGAACTCAGATCCAGCTGCTGATTTCCAAGCAACTAGTGAGGGCCAGCTCCTCTCTTCACACTCTTCTGAGGGTGagactgatgacagtgatgactgggaggagagcagagagcctcagtcaggttcaaacccacagagtgAACTCCTTTCCAGTGATGATGGATCTGATGATGCAGAGAAAccatcttcctgctctgtgagcaagaacacaggagagaaactgtGGAGTTGCTCTCTTTGTGGAAAAATATTTACACGAAAAgaaactttaaacagacataTGAACTTGCATGCAGaagagaaaccatttagctgctcagtgtgtggtaAAGGTgttacacagaaacaaactttGGTcatacacatgagaatccacaccggagagaaaccattcaacTGCTCAGCCTGTGGTAAAGGTTTTACACAGAAACAGTCCTTTGTCACACACATGAGaattcacacaggagagaaaccatataTGTGCTCAGTCTGTGGTAAAAGTTTTGCGCATAaacatcacttcaacacacacttgagagtccacacaggagagaaaccatttaacTGCACACTTTGTGGTAAAGATTTTACACGGAAAGGTAATTTCAACACTCACATGCGAATTCACACGGGAGAGAAACCGTTTaactgctccctctgtggtaaaAATTTTACACGGAAAGGTAACTTCAACACTCACATGAGAactcacacaggagagaaaccattcagctgctcagtctgtggtaaAGGTTTCAGTgataaaagtaatttaaaagCTCATaggagagtccacacaggagagaaagcattcacctgcagtgtgtgtgggagaagttTCACCAGGCGTGCAGATGCTAGAagccatgagtgtgtgtgtgagagcagcagcagcagttgaagctgcagagctgctgattAAACATCTGAACGCTGCTCACACACGTTGTGTTAATGCAGACTAAAACAGTCAACACTGCTGCCCAATACATTTTCCCATGCCACAACCTGAGGAACAAGGACAACTGATACACCagataaaaataacattaatgatAATAGTAAAATATCAGTAGTTACAAATATATTTACTTTATACAACAAATACATTCACTTATcatgtattatatatttttctgtacCATTTAAGTGTAATGGAGCCATTCCAGTGAGCCAACAggcacaacacaaaacacaagagcCCTCGCTCTGTCACGCCTAAATGGAGCTAACCTTGTttcatgtcatcagtaacacctgtgtttaccctgcgttgtcatgtcaacatggctgctggTCTTAAAGGGTTAAGTTAATCTGTTTCagtgtcatacttgaacactgacaatttGTAGTGAGATCAAACCAGacaagaaaatattaaaatgatctctcacacattttctgcattctaacAGTTTCTAATAAATAAGAAGACAGTGAACttaaactttttcattttttgctgaggaccccccgGTAGATCCTCAGGGACCACCAGGGAGGCCCCAGATCCCAAATTTAAAACCACTGGTCTGTAGTATCCGACTGAGAATCTGTGTACTTGAATGGACCTTGTTGTTCTCTTCTGCTTGTAAACTGGATTTGTTTAACTATGACGGCGTATTAAGGCCACTGTAGGGGAAAAATATGCAGCCGGGGAGGGAGGGTTGAtattctgagagaaaaactaagactttttatttatttatttatttatttttagattaaagtcgtaaatttacaagaaaaatatttgGATATACTCTGAGATTGAAATTGTAgatttctgtgaaaacaaatttattaggaaaaaaatggaaaggtttgagattataaagtcagaaattcTGTGATTAAAGTTATACATTAAtgagaaaacaagcaaatttatgagaaataactcaaaattctcagattgtaaagtcacaaattgatgagaaaaaaactcacaaatttatgaccaaaaaaaaaaaaaaaaaaaaaatcagaattttcgtgattaaagttgtaaatttacaagagaaACCCTTGGATATATTCTCTGATATTAAAGTgacaaatttctgagaaaaatatcacaaacttatgagaaaaaaagctgGAATTTTCggagattataaaatcacaaatttgcaagaaaaaaccaACAACTCTGAAATTCAGAACTTTTTTGGCagttctgcttcatttgacagtgacaggagggggagagagagagaccggcACGGCTTTAGTAGTTTTTCCCTACAAAGGCTCGCTCACGCTGATTTGCCCTGTACAATTTTCTTTTTGCCCTACTATGGCCCAAACatactgtaataataaagaaaaagtaaaactgtttctctcccaaactgggattttgttggtttgcacttgtgaataatcctgcccaaacttcctgtttcaacaggaaatacatcaaatcaagagtAAGAATCTGTTTTCAGTGGGactttaatacacacacacacatacgtgtgtgtatatatatatatagatatagatacagatatataaatatatatagatatagatatctatagatatagatattgtCATGACCTGGCTCAAAGCCATGACAAAAATGAGGAGacatatacatatctatatccatagatatagatatgtatatgtttgggtatgtttgtatatgtgtgtgtgtgtgtgtgtgtgtgtgtatatagatatgtgtgtgtgtgtgtgtgtatatatatataattatacacacacacacacatatatagatatatagatatataaattttatatttagttttatatatttttcccttttaggtttttgtttgtttgttttgtttgtctgtataTGCAGAAGTCTAACAGCAACTCCACTGTTAAATGTACACTTTCACATTTGCGTTGGCAATTCAAAAATCTGGTTCgccatgcaaataaaactcGTTTTGCGCATGCGCACGGTGTGGTTCGCTAACCAACCCGAGTCCATGTATTGTTGAGACGTCGTGGTCGCTGCTCACATTTCTGTCGGATCCCGTTGGAAAAAGTAAGTTGTGGTTGGTGTTAGAAACGAAGCGTAACGTCAGATGTTGTGGTAAACCGTGAAATGTGTCTCCGGCTCAGGGGAAGCAGCGCCTCGTGTCTTTTTCCAGCTGGAAACGCAGCAGATGAGCTGCTGACGGTTTAGCCTGCCGAGCACAAACAGCAGAGCCCACATGTGTGCTGCAGGCCCGGACCGGCCGTCTGGCGGCCGACGCACTGTTTTGGCCGTGACGATCgtaatttaaacaaaacattatatTATAAATCAGTTTTATCGACCGCTCCGgtattcaaaacacaaaaagaggcCCATTGGTCCCATTCTAGGAGGACATCGGGCTAGCCCAATGAAATCTGCCTCTCCCCTCCGTGTAACGTAGTTTAGTTTTTGAATGACAGCTGAAATACAGAGAGCTTATTCAGGCACGCAGAACttaaatagagcagagtggtcgttcctgttcatttttatgtgtgctgttgccatggtaccGTTTATCTTGCCCTCTATGAGGATTGTATGTAAGGCATGTAAACTTCAacttaaagagcatattgcaggttaaaGTTTTTACAAACGTTATACTTAACCTTGTGTGAAAATTACCATGTGAAAAGTTAATGCAGGATTTAATGTTTTACAAGACATAAGGGCACGTATTCAGAGGAGAAAGTGGCCGTTTTGAGCAAAGCTCCTAaaaaacgcttttttttttttttttttttttttttttttggaaaatggcgTCATATGACGTAACTGGAGGGAGTcggtctcctcagctctgccCCGGCTCAGTGCGCAGTCGTAGGTGGTAGTGAGCATGAGCGGTCTCGGTGTAATGAGTTGGTGTGTTTTCGGTAGTTTtagtagcatttttttttatcatcatggtaaattattgtgtttgtgctaaCTGCACAAACTCCAGCCTGTCGGGACATCGTGTCCACCGTTTTCCTAACAGGAAAAGGAGCGGAGCTATCTTCCGCGCCTGGGTGCGCTTTGTGCAGGTGAAGAGGCGGGACTTCACTTCGGCGTCTGTCACCAAAAACGCGGTCGTATGCGGCGCTCATTTCAGACCGGGGGATTATCATCCCAGCGACATGATGGAGTTCAGGATGGGATGCCGATGCCCGGAGCGGGTGAGACTCAGTGCAGGCTCGGTTCCCTCGGTGCACACAGCGGCTCCATCAGGTCCGCcgtcagcagcagctcctgccGCAGGTGGGCTCAATGCTCACGGATCCGTCAGAGGTTCAGCTCAACGAAAACGTCAACCGTGCGCCGTAAGTATTGTTTTATAACGTTTGCTAACTTCCAAATTAGtcaaaataatgattttaaatAATGAGACGCAACTTATTGTACGTGTTCATTGTTGTAAGGCAGCTTGTAAGCATCCCCCAGCTAATAAGGCATAATGGCTAACACTAGCTACCATTAGCAATGCACTTTGTTAATGTACTGTACTGtttacatacactactcacaaaaagttagggatattcggcttttgggtgaaatttcaggatgaacctaaaatgcattctaacctttacaggtgaacttaatgtgaccttctgtaaacttttgaatgcacatgtccaactgttcagtgtgtcagtactttttgcacaagttgctgttctctaacaaggagtttaacagcaaaattcacatcaggtgtttgatgctccagctcatcgaggtcgtatcattagggaacagctgctggagactggggtacctcagatggagtggcctgcactttctcagacctgaatcccatagaaaacctatgggatcagctgagtcgccgtgtagaggctcggagctctgtaccccagaacctcaatgtcctgagggccgcccttcaagaagagtgggatgccatgcctcagcagacaataagtcgacttgtgaacagcatgagacgtcgttgtcaagctgtaattgatgctcaagggcacatgacaagttattgacactgacattttttgttgtggtatatccaccactgttgttggcttttgtttcaagaaattgtttgagatgaggaaatcaccagtgcatgcttctacttaaatgccctactttcatgatataatatcactgtagcgtgaactttttacattttccataaatttcacccaaaagccaaatatccctaactttttgtgagtagtgtatgagAAGGCATAATTGGTAACCTAAGCTTGTTAACATTAGAACCCTGAAGTCTAGTTACAGCTTGGTGACTTTGTTTGCACATTTAATAAATTTGTAATGTATTTTCATGTGGTGTAACGTTGGTGTGTTCTAAGGATTTGGGAGATCCTACAGATGCACCTACAGCCAGCGCTGCAGTGCATGTAGACCCAGAGGAAGAGGCCTTCTCTCCACCGGCTCCTCAACCATCTGTGCTTCACTTTGGCTCACAGTGTAACCTGAAGCCTTCTCATCATTCATCAGGTAGTGTAACATTACTCTTACATGTAGAATTACACATCCATTTACATAATGTAGGAGGgcaaaatattagaaaaacCTCTCAGTATGATGCAGGCTGGTACAACTCCAACACTATGACCTCCATAATCAACATATAATTGAACTAACGCAGCTCAGACCGAATGTCAACAAACATTGAACATTATAAGCTTCACAAATGCAGATTTTGTGACAGAGCTGTTGTATTAGATgacattagattgtacaggtgcaCCTATTAAAGTGGTCACTGAATGTATGATGTTGCACAGTTATATAAggcaggggttctcaaacttttttggcccATGGACCCCCCGGAGGGGTCAAAATTTTCCGGGAACCCCCTGACACTCGTAACACCGATAAGCATAatacttataaccacatttgtactcttagctagttgattaacagcattagcacatagcctcatccaagggcataggtttgattttgacattggtggggaCGTAAAAGCGCTCCAAGGGGGCGCTCcagaaagttgatgttttttgcatttatgactgtaatttcacatcatgttgagctgatcaaataaacaagcaaatgatcataatcagaaaaaataaaaactagtaagggattgacattaatgtttatactgcatatatgaatatctatactgactacaagtatttaatagttctgtaatgttgtaagttaaaggcaactaaagaaagacaagcaggcaatttaactgagttcttgtctttagtgcaactgtgcatcatactgtacatcaacaacattgtacagaaacataaataaaataaaataaatgtttgacactaaatacaaacagattagtgtccattgccttgctcttatttgaaaaataaaaaaatctctgttgttgaggctctacagttctataagcttgacattttaaatcatggttagtaaaaatggataattcctgcttccctagagacaacaggccaatgtgcctgataaaagctctcatgtcaaagaggcatgctgaactattgttctaACTGCAAACTGacgaaataaacagtgaagaaaacagtccgtgtgtgtagctgctggccaaccagccaaacaaacttCGCTGTGCACATTCTctggcgcttttttttttttttacaaccagatggagtgacagtggggacggccaatcacacattagcaagaaatggcAGAGCCAATcaatgagcgatattaggttagaggcAGGACTTCTAGCGGAGACCGGCTGTTACCCCTTTGTGTACCGTAAGAATTGACTCGACACTGACGGACAGAGGcgctttgagtgtttgttgttgctgttatttgtgaagCCGTACGAGCGCCTGTGAGGTGTCATACCAGATtgcctgatgtgtaatcacataagtaagctccccaaatcaatcatgggagacacttaaaaacgaacagtgtttatttcacagtttaacgCCCCTACCCCCAAAAAAGTTTtgtaaaaattaataataataaaaaaaaatacattgccATGAATTTTTTCGCAGACCCCCCCTGGCTATGCGTCGCGGACTGCCAGGGGTCcacggaccccactttgagaaccgtgGATATAAGAtataactcttttttttttttttttaatccttcaggctttcctccaggattttttgaaactgtgggggagggctacAGTGTCAGcgtccccccaccccccatatttacaatatgttaaattatttgttttaaaaatgtaaattacttatcaaacagaccaaacaattcaactaccaatgaatgagcagtagtatgcatgtgataacagattgaaaaaaataagcagaagtgatacctcttctatgaatagacaagctaagccagtgtgctgctgttagccagtgaaaatagagcggagtggcaactcttcactttgttacacaatctctGTCAGTGAGCTGCTGTAGcgtggaaagtttctctgccttttggactcgtacggtgccggtgcagttgttgtaattttgttttcttggtggtgcaggtgaaaccactggaggggttgtgccacccagatttgcttccctccatgtaatttccCCCAGACaaacgttcatattccacagaaaaacagcatttcattcaaattatgtcaaattccgtgttaaaaatagattccattttatttggctaattccgcgattccgtgatcgCTGAAATTATAGGacccatagacataatatacgtagatGCCTCATAGGCTGCCGCTGCCTATTGGAGCTGACGAAGCAGCCGGCCGCCATCTTGGATGGGTCTCTAAGGCGCTCCcagtgcatttatttctacTGAGGAAGGTGTATCCCCAACTATAAACTATAAAAATCCATAACTCCCGAATTTTTACCCGATTTTCccacggtttggtttgttacaaacagcagagtttcagttatgatacaggatgctgtcacacattaaaaatacgtattttcatgctgaaagactTTGTATTATAATAAAGACATATGGTATGGCATAtagataaatgtataaatgaatacattttataatctattaaaaaaacaagtttgatcatttgaatttatttctcttaaacacacacactcactcactcactcactcactcactcactcactcactcactcactcactcacacacacacacacacacacacacacagaggacatcaaTTTAATTTCCTCTGCTTCGCTCACCAGATTTCATTACaaagaacattttttgaaaggcctggaaaacaaaacaatataattCTAGGTCAGTCTTAAACTTCCTTGTTGGGTTTACAACTGGGGCTGGGGAGCTAAAACTAGGGATGGctcgataccactttttcacatccgataccgataccgatgctgcagccttgaggatcggccgataccgataccgatcctattctttttgtcactttaaaagttgttaataatacgtggatgtaatttgcttgatactgacatctaaaaacaccacattcaccttacaacaactattctggtcccctaaagaaagaagg comes from Myripristis murdjan chromosome 12, fMyrMur1.1, whole genome shotgun sequence and encodes:
- the LOC115368753 gene encoding gastrula zinc finger protein XlCGF8.2DB-like translates to MKTEADGEEPARNSDPAADFQATSEGQLLSSHSSEGETDDSDDWEESREPQSGSNPQSELLSSDDGSDDAEKPSSCSVSKNTGEKLWSCSLCGKIFTRKETLNRHMNLHAEEKPFSCSVCGKGVTQKQTLVIHMRIHTGEKPFNCSACGKGFTQKQSFVTHMRIHTGEKPYMCSVCGKSFAHKHHFNTHLRVHTGEKPFNCTLCGKDFTRKGNFNTHMRIHTGEKPFNCSLCGKNFTRKGNFNTHMRTHTGEKPFSCSVCGKGFSDKSNLKAHRRVHTGEKAFTCSVCGRSFTRRADARSHECVCESSSSS
- the LOC115369185 gene encoding uncharacterized protein LOC115369185 produces the protein MASYDVTGGSRSPQLCPGSVRSRRWKRSGAIFRAWVRFVQVKRRDFTSASVTKNAVVCGAHFRPGDYHPSDMMEFRMGCRCPERVRLSAGSVPSVHTAAPSGPPSAAAPAAGGLNAHGSVRGSAQRKRQPCADLGDPTDAPTASAAVHVDPEEEAFSPPAPQPSVLHFGSQCNLKPSHHSSGCRCLLELTKQPAAILDGSLRRSQCIYFY